From one Streptomyces sp. CA-210063 genomic stretch:
- a CDS encoding major capsid protein: protein MALEKLLEAIVAEDIQAFIRAITTPEDYLLTREVFAERNIDNVKFRTKSSKRRVNAARFRAWEAAPALAKRRAEQVINEGMLPWVGQELPFSELQIILSAVDRGQDTSEFLDLLYDDIEQHVEATKAAMEIAAGQMLSTGVVSLPGVALDVDWRVPAANRPTVAVPWSQSGTASPITDELAWIQYLKSIGAPRPERVITSEKALSLLGSTSEYRAAFHNSPSTDQIPTGMLAPEEVNRVRAKYNLPPVSTYDVQVYDSSDNLVRTTPESLWAMIPPRREQWGETQYGLTAEAIELRGKGVITAEQAPGIVVTSHVQTRTPVQLSTISAAAAMPVLYVPDIHIAATVF, encoded by the coding sequence ATGGCTCTTGAGAAGCTCCTCGAAGCGATCGTCGCCGAGGACATCCAGGCATTCATCCGAGCGATCACCACGCCCGAGGACTACCTCCTCACACGCGAGGTCTTCGCCGAACGGAACATCGACAACGTCAAGTTCCGTACGAAGAGCAGCAAGCGGCGCGTGAACGCGGCACGGTTCCGTGCGTGGGAAGCTGCGCCGGCGCTCGCGAAGCGGCGTGCCGAGCAGGTCATCAACGAGGGGATGCTGCCCTGGGTCGGTCAGGAGTTGCCGTTCTCTGAGCTCCAGATCATCCTGTCCGCCGTCGACCGAGGCCAGGACACCAGCGAGTTCCTCGACCTGCTGTATGACGACATCGAGCAGCATGTGGAGGCCACGAAGGCTGCCATGGAGATCGCCGCCGGGCAGATGCTGTCCACCGGCGTTGTCTCCCTGCCCGGCGTCGCCCTCGACGTTGACTGGCGGGTGCCGGCCGCCAACCGGCCGACGGTCGCCGTGCCGTGGTCCCAGTCCGGCACAGCCAGCCCGATCACGGACGAGCTGGCCTGGATCCAGTACCTGAAGAGCATCGGCGCACCGCGCCCGGAGCGGGTCATCACCTCGGAGAAGGCGCTGTCCCTGCTCGGCTCCACGTCGGAGTACCGAGCTGCGTTCCACAACTCGCCGTCCACCGACCAGATCCCGACCGGGATGCTCGCGCCGGAGGAGGTCAACCGGGTCCGTGCCAAGTACAACCTGCCCCCGGTCAGCACCTACGACGTGCAGGTGTACGACAGCAGCGACAACCTGGTCCGTACGACCCCGGAGTCCCTGTGGGCGATGATCCCGCCACGCCGTGAGCAGTGGGGCGAGACCCAGTACGGTCTGACCGCCGAGGCGATCGAGCTGCGAGGCAAGGGCGTCATCACCGCCGAACAGGCCCCCGGCATCGTGGTCACCTCCCACGTACAGACGCGCACCCCGGTCCAGCTGTCCACGATCTCCGCCGCCGCCGCGATGCCCGTGCTCTACGTGCCGGACATCCACATCGCCGCGACCGTCTTCTAA
- a CDS encoding head decoration protein, translated as MSDYQVLTTTQTVADDRTWLASLDGVHEAQTIPIDTSKLTAGTHYTAGTINQPRHIIKSGLPLGKITTSGLYAPYNSAASDGTQILAGFLVAETAFTPGSAKTAGALLWRGEVYASKLPVTFTAPAAASTTAFIHYR; from the coding sequence GTGAGCGACTACCAGGTCCTCACCACCACTCAGACGGTCGCCGACGACCGGACATGGCTGGCTTCGCTGGACGGTGTCCACGAAGCGCAGACGATCCCCATCGACACCAGCAAGCTCACGGCGGGCACTCACTACACGGCGGGCACGATCAACCAGCCGCGCCACATCATCAAGAGCGGGCTTCCGCTCGGCAAGATCACCACCTCCGGCCTGTACGCGCCCTACAACTCCGCGGCCAGCGACGGCACCCAGATCCTCGCTGGGTTCCTCGTCGCCGAGACAGCCTTCACGCCCGGGTCGGCGAAGACCGCGGGGGCGCTGCTGTGGCGCGGCGAGGTGTACGCGTCGAAGCTGCCCGTCACCTTCACGGCCCCGGCCGCCGCGTCGACCACCGCGTTCATCCACTACCGGTAA
- a CDS encoding pentapeptide repeat-containing protein, with translation MAHPEDMRQPTQKTTSVGPIPTLLSAASFALGVFIAARSLRLKREAEEHLREKELNDRFSKAIEQLVSRRPFEQLGGIYALEGIMLDSERIQPTVVELLAAFVRENAPVSAGGADDHLDQRVRPTEPVKAALIVLGRRPKRNEPFRVDLRRTDLRGAYLEYARLEGANLGASRLEGAFLEGCQLQGAWLGDTCMHEADLEEVNLEGADLYGADMKRAKNLTLNQVLAARPTHWTQLPPDLSPDDHQDLERRMSAVEHNEVPVHFLRACADGREILPLGEMDEARQRWLEAVN, from the coding sequence ATGGCCCATCCAGAAGACATGCGGCAGCCGACCCAGAAAACGACCTCGGTCGGCCCCATTCCCACCCTGCTTTCGGCAGCTTCCTTCGCACTCGGTGTCTTCATCGCCGCTCGAAGCCTCCGCCTCAAACGGGAGGCAGAGGAGCATTTGCGCGAAAAGGAGCTCAACGACCGTTTCTCGAAAGCGATCGAGCAGCTGGTTTCACGTCGACCTTTTGAGCAGCTGGGTGGCATCTATGCTCTGGAAGGAATTATGCTCGACTCCGAGCGCATCCAGCCCACGGTTGTGGAATTGCTGGCGGCGTTCGTACGGGAGAACGCTCCGGTGTCAGCCGGAGGAGCCGACGACCACCTAGACCAAAGGGTCCGACCAACAGAACCAGTGAAGGCGGCTCTGATCGTTCTTGGCCGGCGCCCCAAGCGCAACGAACCTTTCAGAGTGGATTTGCGTCGTACGGACCTTCGCGGTGCCTATCTGGAGTATGCCCGCTTGGAGGGAGCGAACCTGGGTGCATCGCGGTTGGAAGGTGCATTCCTCGAGGGATGCCAGTTGCAAGGAGCCTGGCTTGGCGATACTTGCATGCATGAAGCCGACTTGGAAGAGGTCAACCTCGAAGGTGCAGACCTGTATGGTGCCGACATGAAACGGGCGAAGAACTTGACACTGAATCAAGTGCTTGCTGCTCGCCCGACCCATTGGACACAGCTGCCACCGGATCTTTCACCCGACGATCATCAGGATTTGGAAAGACGGATGTCTGCTGTGGAGCATAACGAAGTGCCTGTTCACTTCCTGCGTGCCTGCGCAGACGGAAGAGAAATACTGCCACTCGGCGAGATGGACGAAGCCAGGCAACGCTGGCTGGAAGCCGTCAACTGA
- a CDS encoding DUF6233 domain-containing protein: MSDTPSRLDLLHFARRVLVQQHEANLAQLNRWIAVEEQREAARQRAEELRPPPPEWLLERSIGAGSPAVRVHQGGCVMASGVRLKPISEEQARRALYEHVEACPFCTPDTVLQVIPE; encoded by the coding sequence GTGAGCGACACACCGTCCCGGCTGGACCTGCTGCACTTCGCGAGGCGCGTCCTCGTGCAGCAGCATGAGGCAAACCTTGCCCAGCTGAACCGGTGGATCGCCGTCGAGGAGCAGCGGGAGGCGGCACGACAGAGGGCCGAAGAGCTCCGTCCACCTCCGCCAGAATGGCTGCTGGAGCGGAGTATCGGAGCCGGGAGCCCCGCCGTGCGGGTCCACCAGGGCGGGTGCGTCATGGCGAGCGGCGTCCGACTCAAGCCCATCAGCGAGGAGCAGGCACGGCGGGCGCTGTACGAGCACGTCGAGGCCTGCCCATTCTGCACTCCGGATACGGTGCTCCAGGTCATCCCCGAGTAG
- a CDS encoding HNH endonuclease, giving the protein MIWEWLAVLTANNGECMYCGGTSQTMDHVIPFADGGADDPTNLVPVCHDCNRRKRDKTPPTWFIGMDLTIRWYGSGTPQGGSCLGDSSMSLREMYLSVHQEVLALLDDLDTVAAEIADPKRREWFETRYRWYGYPSASYGVPRARQQAEERIADGKERGYPSLDAELARMLKEKGLSPAD; this is encoded by the coding sequence ATGATCTGGGAATGGCTCGCAGTACTCACGGCCAACAACGGCGAGTGCATGTACTGCGGCGGCACCTCGCAGACTATGGACCACGTGATCCCGTTCGCCGATGGCGGCGCGGATGACCCGACGAACCTCGTGCCGGTCTGCCACGACTGCAACCGGAGGAAGAGGGACAAGACGCCTCCCACCTGGTTCATCGGGATGGACCTGACGATCCGCTGGTACGGCAGCGGCACCCCGCAAGGGGGGAGCTGCCTCGGCGACAGCAGCATGAGCCTCCGAGAGATGTACCTCTCGGTCCACCAAGAGGTCCTGGCGCTGCTCGACGACCTGGACACGGTGGCCGCCGAGATCGCCGATCCGAAACGCCGGGAGTGGTTCGAGACCCGGTACCGGTGGTACGGCTACCCCTCTGCGTCGTACGGCGTGCCCAGGGCAAGACAGCAGGCCGAGGAACGGATCGCCGACGGGAAGGAGAGGGGCTACCCAAGCCTGGACGCGGAACTCGCCCGCATGCTGAAGGAAAAGGGCCTCTCACCAGCGGACTGA